A region from the Desulfuromonas sp. genome encodes:
- a CDS encoding anaerobic ribonucleoside-triphosphate reductase activating protein — MKVKGFQGTSLLDFPGRVASLIFFGGCNLTCPFCHNPSLVLDPDQYPDYPREVLLEELKNRMPFIDGVVVSGGEPTIDPQCINLLREIKALGLAVKLDTNGLRPEMLQRMLDENLLDYLAFDLKTAPGRYGELHTSPVDLDQLQRSISIIMKCNIDYEFRTTCVPAFVDEQVVRQMGAAINGAERWAFQQFMPEHSLDAELREAAAYPDKMIRNFAEIGKEYAREVLLRGV; from the coding sequence ATGAAAGTTAAAGGTTTTCAGGGGACGAGCCTGCTCGATTTTCCGGGCAGGGTCGCCTCCCTGATTTTTTTTGGCGGCTGTAATCTCACCTGTCCCTTCTGTCACAACCCCTCACTTGTTCTCGATCCGGACCAATATCCCGATTATCCCCGCGAAGTTCTCCTTGAAGAACTGAAAAATCGTATGCCGTTCATCGACGGTGTTGTCGTTTCGGGCGGCGAGCCAACGATTGATCCGCAGTGCATCAATCTCTTGCGCGAGATCAAAGCCCTCGGCCTGGCGGTCAAGCTTGATACCAACGGGCTCCGGCCGGAGATGCTGCAGCGGATGCTCGATGAAAACCTGCTCGATTACCTCGCCTTCGATCTGAAGACAGCCCCCGGGCGGTACGGCGAACTGCATACGTCGCCGGTCGATCTCGACCAGCTCCAGCGTTCGATCAGCATCATTATGAAATGCAATATTGATTATGAATTCCGCACAACCTGCGTTCCGGCCTTTGTCGACGAACAGGTGGTCAGGCAAATGGGAGCTGCTATAAACGGTGCTGAACGCTGGGCCTTCCAGCAGTTCATGCCGGAACATTCCCTCGATGCAGAGCTCCGGGAGGCGGCCGCCTACCCGGACAAGATGA